From one Haloferax marinisediminis genomic stretch:
- a CDS encoding alpha/beta fold hydrolase, whose amino-acid sequence MAETKSSGGELAETHLEGEVAQTEAAYRRAELQFWNQYGIDPEEHFVELDTVGTTIRVQAVGSGDPVLLLHGSPTSGTIFAPLVASLDGFRCLIPDLPPGGLSAPFEITKDNVTTWLEHLVTDTLDAMGVERAHLVASSSGSALAMKAALRAPERVQGIVHLGAPWLVEDIPVPFGEKLMLVPGVSRVLTAMTPGRRMQVSMLKSIGHGKSIEAGRIPDAYWAWSDALFAETGTYADQMRTLPAFRGSGLDYDPALKLRDDALSRQGPTLVIWGTDEGLASKDDAQSLVDRIPGARLELVADAGHLPWLDFPEEVAASVRRFLSDVE is encoded by the coding sequence ATGGCTGAAACGAAATCGTCGGGTGGGGAGCTTGCGGAGACTCATCTCGAAGGAGAGGTCGCTCAGACCGAAGCCGCATATCGTCGGGCAGAACTGCAGTTCTGGAACCAGTACGGAATCGACCCCGAAGAACACTTCGTCGAACTCGACACCGTGGGTACCACCATCCGAGTTCAAGCGGTCGGGAGCGGTGACCCCGTCCTTCTTCTCCACGGGTCACCGACCAGCGGCACAATCTTCGCGCCGCTGGTGGCCTCCCTCGACGGATTCAGATGTTTGATACCGGACCTGCCTCCCGGTGGGCTCTCGGCACCGTTCGAGATTACGAAGGACAACGTCACCACCTGGCTTGAGCATCTGGTGACGGACACTCTCGATGCGATGGGAGTCGAGCGTGCCCACCTCGTCGCATCGTCTTCAGGGAGTGCGCTGGCGATGAAAGCAGCGCTGCGTGCACCTGAGCGAGTGCAGGGAATCGTCCATCTCGGTGCACCGTGGTTAGTCGAGGATATTCCCGTTCCCTTCGGTGAGAAGCTGATGCTCGTGCCAGGTGTGAGTCGGGTGTTGACGGCGATGACACCGGGACGGAGGATGCAAGTCTCGATGCTGAAGTCGATTGGCCATGGCAAGAGCATCGAAGCCGGCCGGATTCCAGACGCGTACTGGGCCTGGTCCGACGCACTGTTCGCCGAGACCGGAACGTATGCAGACCAGATGCGCACCCTCCCAGCCTTCAGGGGCAGCGGGCTGGACTACGACCCAGCGTTGAAGCTCAGAGACGATGCTCTCTCTCGACAGGGTCCCACTCTCGTAATCTGGGGGACGGACGAGGGGTTGGCGTCGAAAGACGACGCCCAGTCGCTGGTGGACCGCATCCCGGGAGCACGGCTGGAACTGGTAGCCGACGCCGGCCATCTTCCATGGCTCGACTTCCCTGAAGAGGTGGCAGCGTCTGTGCGGCGGTTCCTGAGCGACGTCGAGTGA
- a CDS encoding molybdenum cofactor guanylyltransferase: MSESAADVTGVVLAGGSSSRFEDGNKALATLDGETLVERVVRALSSATKQPPLVAVRTEAQRDRFSRTLPSAWDVRFVMDDDELTGPLAGLLSACETASTRWLFTVGCDMPLVDASTVTGTFERATRTAACHPCAVVPVSRGQYEPLHAVYRRESVIDCRDRLSVDDGFGALLTELGDVDYVDIDELPQVGQASVTNVNTVAELERVAADVE; the protein is encoded by the coding sequence ATGAGTGAGTCCGCAGCCGACGTGACTGGTGTGGTTCTCGCCGGTGGGAGCAGCAGCCGGTTCGAAGACGGCAATAAAGCACTCGCCACGCTCGACGGCGAGACGCTCGTCGAACGCGTCGTCAGAGCGCTTTCGTCCGCGACAAAACAGCCCCCTCTCGTCGCAGTTCGAACCGAGGCGCAACGGGACCGCTTCTCCAGAACCCTCCCGTCAGCGTGGGACGTGCGGTTCGTGATGGACGACGACGAACTTACGGGACCACTCGCAGGATTGCTGTCCGCGTGTGAAACCGCGTCGACGCGGTGGCTGTTCACAGTCGGGTGTGACATGCCACTGGTCGATGCCAGCACAGTCACAGGAACGTTCGAACGAGCCACGCGAACCGCTGCGTGCCACCCTTGCGCAGTTGTTCCGGTCTCTCGCGGCCAGTACGAACCACTTCACGCAGTGTACCGACGTGAGTCAGTCATCGACTGTCGGGACAGACTGTCAGTAGATGACGGGTTCGGTGCGTTGCTCACCGAACTCGGCGACGTCGACTACGTCGATATCGACGAGCTTCCACAGGTCGGACAGGCATCGGTGACGAACGTGAACACGGTCGCGGAGCTCGAACGAGTCGCAGCAGACGTAGAGTAG